The Glycine soja cultivar W05 chromosome 19, ASM419377v2, whole genome shotgun sequence genomic sequence TGTATGGTTTattacaatatttattattattattatactattaaccaattaaaacttacttatgtatgatttttaaaataattattttaaaatttaataattttattatagataataatttatgattaaattaaaatgtaattttttttacattacaaatgtgtttcaatttttttggtaCCAGTTCAAAACACTTGTATTCAAGcaggataaaattattatagccACTACGACGATAAAATTCTTTCTTTCAATATTTGTGTATTTCATATCTAAGATATTCTAAGCTTATTAAttggttaaattaaaataactctaATCTATACTCTCGCTAGGACaagtgtatttttattaaagtaaaggatcaaatatgtttttatttttaataaatatttaatttttatgtttgtttcttaataaatttttgtaatttttttttgtgttgaatttttaataaaataataattttatattttagtctttaatattttgtttaagtccccgataaattaataaattttttgtttgtttccttgataaattaatttttttttgtactccctactaattataaataaataaattttatgtttgtttaagtccctactaattttattatgaactaaaaaagtgtcaaccaaaaataaaattattattttgttaagtactcaaagtaaaataaatatttattagagaacaaataaaaaattaaatatttattaagaataaaaataaatttaagacctaaattaaattattatttcccTTTTGTTATACACTATTTCTctttcttcccaagctgtaaaGAGACGTATACGTGACGCGGTgtgaaaaatcaatttttgttcATCTAGAAATGTGCACGTAATGTACCAATAAATGCTcccaaaatacaataaatacaatGCTACTTCAAAACCACTACTAGCTTCCTCGTGTAATAACACATCAACTGCTCCTAAAAATTGTAGTTACCAACAACACCTCAAAACTCATTCAGCAAATCCTCACAATTACAATTACTCCAATTTGTTCTTCAATTGCTTTTCACTCTCTCACCATGTCTTCCATAGAGATGGTTTCTGCTAGTGCCATCAAGCTTCCTTACCAAATTCTAAGGCATGAGCCATGCTCTGATGATGAAAGAGATCAAAGGGTGATCCTTAGGCCGAAGAAGTGGTGTAGGCCTAGAGGGGTGCCATTGAGGAGAAGGTTTAGGGTGAAAGTGCCTAGCTGGAGAAGAGTGTGgatgataaaaaaagttatgctTGTGTGTGCTAAGGTGAAGAGAAGGTTCAAGGAGGGACAGGGTCATTTTGGTGATCTCTTTGCTGGGAACTATGTGTTCACTCAAATCAATCCTACATCTCTCAAGTATCTTGAAAACAAGTTGGCTCGAGCAAAAATtgcttgatgtttgtatttatagtCTTGATTGGGGATGAACTCATTCAATGATGGGTTCTGATTCCAGCTAAGTCttgttttctctttgtttttcttaatgttctttgctttcttttgatttataTAGAAATGCAAGATGTTTCTTGTTGCTCCCTTAGTAATTTGTTTTAACATGGGATATTTGAGAGTTAGATACCAATTATTTGAGGTACCAGATCTATTTAAGAGATAGATCTCTCTCAACAGATAATTTAACACTCATAGAAGATCGAATCTCTAACCACATGTTTAATGGACACAATTGTTTGGGtaaaaatttgtatattaattatcaaccaattaaaaa encodes the following:
- the LOC114400879 gene encoding uncharacterized protein LOC114400879; the protein is MSSIEMVSASAIKLPYQILRHEPCSDDERDQRVILRPKKWCRPRGVPLRRRFRVKVPSWRRVWMIKKVMLVCAKVKRRFKEGQGHFGDLFAGNYVFTQINPTSLKYLENKLARAKIA